A genomic segment from Sorangium aterium encodes:
- a CDS encoding DUF1015 domain-containing protein produces the protein MATVRPFRAYRPPQAQAARVASPPYDVISTAEARVLAAGGLHSFLRVSRPEIDLPEGTDEHDDAVYARGAQNLADLIASGDLAQDPEPHLYLYAQRMGDHRQIGVVGCAAVAEYEQDVIKKHEKTRPDKEDDRTRHIEELGAHDEPVFLTYRADAGIDRAVAEALQSPPIYDFTTTDGVEHKLWVLGRAATADIEERFQAIPTLYVADGHHRSAAAARVHRKLRGDGGEHDVFLAVVFPHDQMNIMPYNRVVRDLAGRSAEALLAALGERLDIAPARDGAAATPAGPRTFGLYLGGRWYTARVRPGSFDAKDPVASLDCSICQDQILGPIFGVSDPRRDKHVDFVGGIRGVAELERRVDSGAFTMAIHLYPTQIDELFAVSDAGLLMPPKSTWFEPKLRSGLFIHTF, from the coding sequence GTGGCCACCGTCCGACCTTTCCGCGCTTACCGACCCCCCCAGGCCCAGGCGGCTCGCGTCGCGAGCCCGCCGTACGACGTCATCTCGACCGCCGAGGCGCGCGTCCTCGCGGCGGGAGGCCTGCACAGCTTCCTCCGCGTCTCCCGCCCCGAGATCGACCTGCCCGAGGGGACGGACGAGCACGACGACGCCGTCTACGCCCGCGGCGCGCAGAACCTCGCCGATCTCATCGCGAGCGGCGACCTCGCGCAGGACCCGGAGCCGCACCTCTACCTCTACGCGCAGAGGATGGGTGATCACCGGCAGATCGGCGTCGTCGGCTGCGCCGCGGTCGCCGAGTACGAGCAGGACGTCATCAAGAAGCACGAGAAGACGCGCCCCGACAAGGAGGACGACCGCACCCGCCACATCGAGGAGCTCGGCGCCCACGACGAGCCGGTGTTCCTCACGTACCGCGCCGACGCGGGCATCGACCGCGCCGTCGCGGAGGCATTGCAGTCGCCGCCCATCTACGATTTCACGACCACGGACGGCGTCGAGCACAAGCTCTGGGTCCTCGGCCGCGCGGCGACCGCCGACATCGAGGAGCGCTTCCAGGCGATCCCAACGCTCTACGTCGCCGATGGCCACCACCGCAGCGCCGCGGCGGCGCGCGTCCACAGGAAGCTGCGGGGCGACGGCGGCGAGCACGACGTCTTCCTGGCCGTGGTCTTCCCGCACGACCAGATGAACATCATGCCGTACAACCGCGTCGTCCGGGACCTCGCCGGCCGCAGCGCGGAGGCGCTGCTCGCAGCCCTCGGCGAGCGGCTCGACATCGCGCCGGCGAGGGACGGCGCGGCCGCGACCCCTGCCGGCCCGCGGACGTTCGGGCTCTACCTCGGCGGTCGCTGGTACACCGCCAGGGTCCGCCCGGGGTCGTTCGACGCGAAGGACCCGGTGGCCTCGCTCGACTGCTCCATCTGCCAGGACCAGATCCTCGGCCCGATCTTCGGCGTCAGCGACCCCCGCCGCGACAAGCACGTCGATTTCGTCGGCGGCATCCGCGGCGTCGCCGAGCTCGAGCGACGCGTCGACTCGGGCGCGTTCACGATGGCGATCCACCTCTATCCGACGCAGATCGACGAGCTCTTCGCGGTGAGCGACGCAGGGCTGCTCATGCCGCCGAAGAGCACGTGGTTCGAGCCGAAGCTCCGCAGCGGGCTCTTCATTCATACGTTCTGA
- a CDS encoding rhodanese-like domain-containing protein: MADIKRISPQQAKKLIDEEGYLYLDVRSEPEYAAGHPSGAHNVPLMHAGAGGMKQNPDFLDVVRALYPRDAKIIVGCKSGQRSMRAAEAMVSAGYTAVIEQRAGFDGPRDAFGAITEPGWGPAGLPAETTTPGGSYAELRKSAGK, from the coding sequence ATGGCGGACATCAAGCGTATATCCCCCCAGCAGGCCAAGAAGCTCATCGACGAGGAGGGGTATCTCTACCTCGACGTCCGGAGCGAGCCCGAATATGCGGCCGGGCACCCGAGCGGCGCGCACAACGTGCCGCTCATGCACGCCGGCGCCGGCGGCATGAAGCAGAACCCCGACTTCCTCGATGTGGTCCGCGCCCTCTATCCCAGGGACGCGAAGATCATCGTTGGCTGCAAGTCCGGACAGCGCTCGATGCGCGCGGCAGAGGCCATGGTGTCGGCAGGCTACACGGCCGTCATCGAGCAACGCGCCGGCTTCGATGGGCCGCGCGACGCGTTCGGCGCGATCACCGAGCCGGGGTGGGGGCCGGCCGGGCTGCCCGCCGAGACGACAACGCCCGGCGGCTCGTACGCCGAGCTCCGCAAGAGCGCTGGCAAGTAA
- a CDS encoding glycosyltransferase family 2 protein: MLHGARVAVVIPARDEARWISEAAGSVPAFVDHVIVVDDASRDGTAEMARAVGDERLEVLVHPECRGVGAAIVAGYRRARALGASAVAVMAGDGQMDPRDLPRVVAPIASGEADYVKGDRLRHPDVWRVMPLQRLAATAALAALTRRAARLDALSDSQCGYTAISARAIDALDLDGLWPRYGYPNDLLAALAARRLRVREVSVRPVYRGEASGLRARHVFTILFLIARNAIGQSLS, translated from the coding sequence GTGCTCCACGGTGCGCGCGTCGCAGTGGTCATCCCCGCGCGGGACGAAGCGCGATGGATCTCCGAGGCGGCGGGGTCGGTCCCCGCCTTTGTCGACCACGTGATCGTCGTGGACGATGCCAGTCGAGATGGCACGGCCGAGATGGCCCGCGCGGTCGGGGACGAGCGCCTCGAGGTGCTCGTCCACCCGGAGTGCCGCGGCGTCGGCGCGGCGATCGTCGCTGGCTACCGGCGCGCTCGCGCCCTCGGCGCCTCGGCCGTCGCGGTCATGGCCGGCGACGGGCAGATGGATCCGCGCGATCTCCCGCGCGTCGTCGCCCCGATCGCCTCGGGCGAAGCCGATTACGTGAAGGGCGATCGGCTGCGCCACCCCGACGTGTGGCGCGTCATGCCTCTCCAGCGGCTCGCCGCGACGGCGGCGCTCGCCGCGCTCACCCGCCGTGCTGCGCGGCTCGACGCCCTCTCCGACAGCCAGTGCGGGTACACCGCCATCTCGGCGCGCGCGATCGACGCGCTCGACCTCGACGGCCTCTGGCCCCGCTACGGGTATCCGAACGACCTGCTCGCCGCCCTCGCGGCTCGCCGGCTCCGCGTCCGCGAGGTCAGCGTGCGTCCCGTCTACCGCGGCGAGGCGAGCGGCCTGCGCGCGCGCCACGTGTTTACCATTCTTTTCCTGATCGCCAGGAACGCCATAGGGCAGTCCCTGAGCTGA